One Pasteurella dagmatis DNA segment encodes these proteins:
- the apt gene encoding adenine phosphoribosyltransferase — MNNKLALIKSSIKSIPNHPKEGIIFRDITSLLEVPEAFRATVDMIVERYKDKGITKVLGTESRGFIFGAPVALALNLPFVLVRKPGKLPRETISQTYQLEYGQDTLEMHMDSIVKDDNVLIIDDLLATGGTIEATAKLVSRLGGKVKYAAFVINLPDLGGERRLNDLGIETYNLVNFEGH, encoded by the coding sequence ATGAACAACAAACTTGCTTTAATTAAATCATCAATTAAATCAATTCCTAATCATCCAAAAGAAGGAATTATTTTCCGCGATATTACGAGTTTACTTGAAGTTCCTGAAGCATTTCGTGCAACAGTAGATATGATTGTAGAACGTTATAAAGATAAAGGTATTACTAAAGTTTTAGGAACAGAATCTCGTGGATTTATTTTCGGTGCGCCAGTGGCACTTGCATTAAATCTACCTTTTGTTTTAGTCAGAAAACCAGGTAAATTACCGCGTGAAACTATTTCACAAACCTATCAATTGGAGTATGGTCAAGACACTTTAGAAATGCATATGGATTCTATTGTTAAAGATGATAACGTTTTAATCATCGATGACCTATTAGCAACAGGTGGTACAATTGAAGCGACGGCAAAATTAGTGAGCCGTTTAGGTGGTAAAGTGAAATATGCGGCTTTTGTAATCAACTTACCTGATTTAGGTGGTGAGAGGCGCTTAAATGATTTAGGCATTGAAACCTATAATCTTGTGAATTTTGAAGGTCACTAA
- the lpxM gene encoding lauroyl-Kdo(2)-lipid IV(A) myristoyltransferase (LpxM is lauroyl-Kdo(2)-lipid IV(A) myristoyltransferase, an enzyme characterized in Escherichia coli and involved in biosynthesis of the form of lipid A found in that species and some closely related species.), with the protein MSEDTRLTARVGYEPHFSWSYLLPKYWLIWLGICGLLILAFIPFRLRDWFAAKLGVIVARKAKKQYHRANVNLQYCFPNWTVEQRIETIEKMFIVVTQVMLGIGEIAVRSKAHLQKRSEFIGLEHIQQAKAEGKNIILLVPHGWAIDASGIILHTHGMPMTSMYNPHRNPLVDWLWTVVRQRFGGKMHARQNGIKPFLAHVKSGEMGFYLPDEDYGAELSVFVDFFATYKATLPGINKIARLAKAAVIPMFPRYNAKSGKYEMEIHPALELMDDPEQSARAMNIEIESFVTPTPEQYVWILRLLKTRKDGKDIYR; encoded by the coding sequence ATGTCGGAAGATACTCGTTTAACCGCTCGTGTGGGATATGAACCTCACTTTTCGTGGTCTTATTTATTACCTAAATATTGGCTGATTTGGCTTGGTATTTGTGGATTACTTATTCTTGCGTTTATTCCTTTTAGGCTACGAGACTGGTTCGCAGCTAAATTAGGCGTGATTGTGGCACGTAAAGCTAAAAAACAATATCACCGTGCGAATGTCAATTTACAATACTGTTTTCCCAATTGGACAGTAGAACAGCGTATAGAAACTATTGAAAAAATGTTTATTGTGGTGACACAAGTGATGTTAGGTATTGGTGAAATTGCCGTTCGTTCAAAAGCACATTTGCAAAAACGAAGCGAATTTATTGGGCTAGAACATATTCAACAAGCCAAAGCAGAAGGGAAAAATATTATATTACTTGTGCCGCACGGTTGGGCGATTGATGCATCTGGTATTATTTTACATACACACGGGATGCCAATGACTTCAATGTATAATCCTCATCGTAATCCATTAGTAGATTGGCTTTGGACAGTCGTTCGTCAGCGTTTTGGTGGAAAAATGCATGCTCGCCAAAATGGGATTAAACCTTTCCTTGCACATGTTAAATCAGGTGAGATGGGTTTTTATTTGCCCGATGAAGATTATGGGGCGGAATTAAGCGTATTTGTAGACTTCTTTGCAACTTATAAAGCGACCTTGCCAGGTATTAATAAAATAGCTCGCTTGGCAAAAGCTGCCGTGATTCCAATGTTTCCACGTTATAATGCTAAATCAGGTAAATATGAAATGGAAATTCATCCTGCATTAGAGTTAATGGATGATCCAGAACAGTCTGCGCGTGCAATGAACATTGAAATTGAAAGTTTCGTGACACCAACACCTGAGCAGTATGTTTGGATCTTACGTCTTTTAAAAACCCGTAAGGACGGCAAAGATATTTATCGTTAA
- a CDS encoding RidA family protein codes for MGKVQRFHSNERLSEMAIYNGVIYLSGQVPETTLDAGAYEQTKEVLGLIDKLLAEVGSNKSRIINAQIYLADMDDYDAMNRAWDEWVDKNSPPTRATVEAKLASPDWKVEIVITAII; via the coding sequence ATGGGCAAAGTGCAACGTTTTCATTCAAATGAACGATTATCAGAAATGGCAATTTATAACGGTGTCATTTATTTATCAGGTCAAGTACCAGAAACCACATTAGATGCGGGAGCTTACGAACAAACAAAAGAAGTTCTAGGTCTTATTGATAAACTTCTTGCAGAAGTGGGGTCAAATAAAAGCCGAATTATTAATGCTCAAATCTATCTTGCCGATATGGACGACTATGATGCAATGAATCGCGCGTGGGACGAATGGGTTGATAAAAATTCACCACCAACACGTGCAACCGTAGAGGCTAAACTTGCAAGTCCTGATTGGAAGGTAGAAATTGTGATTACGGCAATTATTTAA
- the mepA gene encoding penicillin-insensitive murein endopeptidase, protein MTKFVKTLAVLTALFSAFSFASPQEWQKIKRPIPGQPEPIGSYSNGCIIGAQALPYKGDGYQVIRKNRNRYYGHPDMIRYLQNLGKKVKSAGMPTMLVGDIAMPGGGRFLTGHASHQMGLDADIWLRMGTMSDQDALNSDGKGLLVVDRKAQRVDDRIWNQNHAKLIKFAAEDPNVTRIFVNPAIKLKLCQTAGTDRSWLYKVRPWFGHDSHFHVRLACPKGATYCENQTAVPSGDGCGAELYSWFEPAKPSTTPAKPKVTPPAPPLCQQILTAPNRSEWLE, encoded by the coding sequence ATGACAAAATTTGTGAAAACTCTGGCTGTTTTAACTGCACTTTTTAGTGCTTTTTCTTTCGCATCTCCACAAGAATGGCAAAAAATTAAACGCCCAATTCCAGGGCAACCAGAGCCAATTGGTAGCTATTCTAATGGATGTATCATTGGTGCTCAAGCGTTGCCCTATAAAGGTGATGGCTATCAAGTGATTCGTAAAAATCGTAATCGCTACTATGGGCATCCCGATATGATTCGCTATTTGCAGAATTTAGGTAAAAAAGTGAAATCAGCAGGCATGCCAACAATGTTGGTTGGTGATATTGCTATGCCTGGCGGTGGACGTTTTTTAACAGGACATGCCAGCCATCAAATGGGGCTTGATGCAGATATTTGGTTGAGAATGGGGACAATGTCCGATCAAGATGCGCTAAATTCTGATGGCAAAGGTCTGTTAGTTGTGGATCGCAAAGCACAACGTGTTGATGATCGCATTTGGAACCAGAATCACGCGAAGCTGATTAAATTCGCAGCAGAAGATCCAAATGTGACCCGTATTTTTGTTAATCCAGCGATTAAGCTAAAACTATGTCAAACAGCAGGTACAGATCGTAGTTGGTTATATAAAGTACGTCCTTGGTTTGGCCATGACTCGCATTTTCATGTACGTTTAGCTTGCCCAAAAGGTGCAACATATTGTGAAAATCAAACAGCAGTGCCAAGTGGCGATGGTTGTGGGGCAGAGCTTTATTCTTGGTTTGAACCAGCTAAGCCATCAACTACGCCAGCAAAACCGAAAGTAACACCGCCAGCACCGCCGTTATGTCAGCAGATTTTAACAGCTCCAAATCGTAGTGAGTGGTTAGAATAA
- a CDS encoding YwiC-like family protein: MKLLISNQHGAIVMALMPFLYGMLMGKPVWMHFFLLLAWFSLYLMTYPFLNLFKGRNLPNNIKWTWIYGTTSLLCAIPALWHEWQVVYFVLAMLPLVAVNIYYVRQKDERALLNDFAGIIIFAIAGMASYYFSDRTFDHKIWWVAIYPTLFFIGTTLYVKSVMRERKNPRYLMASILFHLGCVLIFLPLQQYLLALAFVPPLIRAIWLPKVKLSVKQVGLIEMAVSLVFFVMLLVATL, from the coding sequence ATGAAACTTTTAATTTCAAACCAGCATGGGGCAATTGTTATGGCATTAATGCCATTTTTGTATGGAATGTTAATGGGGAAACCAGTATGGATGCATTTTTTCCTTTTACTTGCTTGGTTTAGCCTTTATTTGATGACTTATCCCTTCTTAAATCTCTTCAAAGGTCGCAATTTACCCAACAATATAAAATGGACTTGGATTTATGGTACGACCAGTTTATTGTGTGCAATCCCAGCATTATGGCATGAATGGCAGGTGGTTTATTTTGTGTTGGCAATGCTACCGCTTGTTGCTGTGAATATTTATTATGTCAGACAAAAAGATGAGCGCGCATTATTGAATGATTTTGCAGGCATCATTATTTTTGCAATTGCAGGAATGGCATCTTATTATTTTTCTGACCGCACTTTTGACCATAAAATCTGGTGGGTTGCGATTTACCCAACATTATTTTTTATTGGTACGACACTTTATGTGAAATCCGTAATGCGTGAGCGTAAAAATCCACGCTATTTAATGGCATCTATACTTTTTCACTTAGGTTGTGTGTTGATTTTTTTACCTTTGCAACAATATTTGTTAGCATTGGCTTTCGTACCGCCGTTAATTCGCGCAATTTGGTTACCTAAAGTTAAATTGTCAGTCAAACAAGTTGGTTTAATCGAAATGGCGGTTTCACTCGTATTTTTTGTAATGTTATTAGTTGCAACGTTATAA
- a CDS encoding cation:proton antiporter — protein MNLYTYICFLSAISILIGFITRKISDKIQYTIAITATSIVVSVAFLIFGNLNWFNLDTFATNIMEQLDFKSFLLNGILGFLLFAGALGIKLPVLKNQKWEITTFALFSTLASTFLIGFILYGISSLIGLQIDLIYCILFGALISPTDPIAVLAIIKNLKAPKRLSMQVEGESLFNDGVGLVIFTTIFAVAFAGHEPTTTGITSLFLQEAVGGIAFGFVIGLIAHFLISSTDDGSLEILLTLTIPTAGFMLANMLHVSGALAMVVAGILIGNWTRYVGFSKQSRLYLDHFWEMIDHFLNSLLFLLIGLALLLVDFTYQSVILLILAVPICLTGRYISVWMPFKLMQRFRTYNPYTLKILTWGGLRGGLSLAMALSIPKGTLYLEHIGMDVRDILLVMTYAVVTFSILVQGTTIEKMIKKSKETVLHQRGYVDLNPHKNEHK, from the coding sequence ATGAACCTCTACACTTATATCTGTTTCTTATCAGCCATTTCCATTTTGATTGGCTTTATTACTCGAAAAATCAGCGACAAAATCCAATACACCATCGCTATCACCGCCACTTCAATAGTTGTATCTGTAGCCTTCCTTATCTTCGGCAATTTAAACTGGTTTAATTTAGACACTTTTGCGACCAATATAATGGAACAGCTCGACTTCAAGAGTTTCCTACTCAATGGTATCCTTGGATTCTTACTGTTCGCAGGAGCATTAGGCATCAAGTTACCTGTTTTGAAAAATCAAAAATGGGAAATCACAACTTTTGCTCTCTTTTCCACGCTCGCTTCTACTTTTCTTATCGGTTTTATTCTTTACGGCATTTCCTCTCTTATCGGCTTACAAATCGACTTAATCTATTGCATTCTTTTCGGTGCATTAATTTCGCCAACCGACCCGATTGCAGTATTAGCGATTATCAAAAACTTAAAAGCGCCAAAACGCTTATCAATGCAAGTGGAGGGAGAGTCCTTGTTTAATGACGGTGTTGGTTTAGTGATTTTCACCACCATTTTTGCCGTCGCATTTGCTGGTCACGAACCCACTACAACCGGAATTACATCGTTATTCTTACAAGAAGCGGTTGGAGGTATCGCCTTTGGCTTTGTGATTGGCTTAATTGCACACTTCTTAATTTCATCTACGGATGACGGGAGTTTAGAGATTCTATTAACCCTCACCATTCCAACCGCAGGCTTTATGCTGGCTAATATGTTGCACGTTTCAGGTGCATTGGCAATGGTGGTGGCTGGGATCTTAATTGGTAACTGGACTCGCTATGTTGGTTTCTCTAAACAAAGTCGTTTATATTTAGATCACTTCTGGGAAATGATTGACCACTTCCTCAACTCACTCTTGTTCTTGCTAATTGGTCTCGCACTTTTACTTGTCGATTTCACTTATCAAAGCGTTATTTTGCTGATTTTAGCGGTGCCAATTTGTCTTACTGGCCGTTATATCAGTGTGTGGATGCCATTTAAATTGATGCAGCGTTTCCGCACTTACAACCCTTATACCCTCAAAATTCTGACTTGGGGCGGATTGCGTGGCGGTTTATCTCTAGCAATGGCTCTTTCAATTCCGAAAGGAACGCTTTATTTAGAACACATTGGAATGGATGTTCGCGACATTTTGTTAGTGATGACCTATGCAGTCGTAACATTTTCCATTTTGGTGCAAGGCACCACCATTGAAAAAATGATTAAAAAATCCAAAGAAACTGTATTACATCAAAGAGGCTATGTAGATTTAAATCCACATAAAAACGAACATAAATAA
- a CDS encoding tetratricopeptide repeat protein, giving the protein MKLSKWLCLILCASCGLANAVQPELDVAQNVTQLSQDISERIQKQLESENGANSASEMTDEQRRELVVKAAEIQDWKAAFDLLLPLAQKGDYQAQANLGILYAKGQGAPQDLEKAYWWFSEAAEKGSVKAINNLAVFYLQGHGVKKDIKHSIKLFERTASSGSQDAMVVLGQIYENELKQLKNAFKWFKKAAEAGDYNAKYRIALMYEHGEGTKKNKQQAIHWYQEVLKEKGALTEVAQERLANLKK; this is encoded by the coding sequence ATGAAATTATCAAAATGGCTTTGTCTCATTCTGTGTGCTAGCTGTGGCTTAGCAAATGCAGTGCAGCCTGAGCTTGATGTGGCTCAGAATGTCACACAATTGTCACAAGACATTTCAGAACGAATCCAAAAACAGCTCGAATCAGAAAATGGGGCAAATTCAGCGTCCGAGATGACAGACGAACAACGTCGTGAGTTAGTCGTGAAAGCTGCTGAAATACAAGATTGGAAAGCGGCGTTTGATTTATTGCTTCCATTAGCACAAAAAGGGGATTATCAGGCACAAGCTAACTTAGGTATTTTATATGCGAAAGGGCAAGGCGCTCCTCAAGATCTGGAAAAAGCCTATTGGTGGTTTAGTGAGGCCGCAGAAAAGGGAAGTGTCAAAGCTATTAATAATTTAGCAGTGTTCTATCTACAAGGTCACGGTGTAAAAAAAGATATTAAACATAGTATTAAATTATTTGAACGTACAGCAAGTTCTGGTTCACAAGATGCCATGGTTGTTTTAGGGCAAATTTATGAAAATGAACTTAAACAACTTAAAAATGCGTTTAAATGGTTCAAAAAAGCTGCGGAAGCGGGGGATTATAATGCGAAATATCGTATTGCATTGATGTATGAACACGGTGAAGGTACTAAGAAAAACAAACAACAAGCCATTCATTGGTATCAAGAAGTATTAAAAGAAAAAGGTGCTCTAACTGAGGTTGCTCAAGAGCGCTTAGCTAACTTGAAAAAATAA
- the dnaX gene encoding DNA polymerase III subunit gamma/tau, whose product MSYQVLARKWRPKTFADVVGQSHILIALSNGLKENRLHHAYLFSGTRGVGKTSIARLFAKGLNCVNGVTAEPCGECEHCKAIEEGRFIDLIEIDAASRTKVEDTRELLDNVQYKPVQGRYKVYLIDEVHMLSRHSFNALLKTLEEPPEYVKFLLATTDPQKLPITILSRCMQFHLKALEQTQIAQHLEFILKQESIPFDFLALEKLAKAAQGSIRDSLSLADQAIAMSNGNITLNVVNEMLGLLDDNQAIDILYTLQQGNGENMMKIIQAIAEKGSDWDLFLRDIAEKLHQIAVKQLLPKDRLDESNQLDFLATLITPDDLQFFYQVIVAGRKELAFSPTPRIGVEMTLLRALAFHPKLINSNIVESTQPQSSVSSVNNQTAYVEMPVLSQNIKSQYASNLNTRTVPKTAQNTSQQIPSSNVVPNNMPAVDAQRSYSQPITLKNTVESDSEYSVALEALAELDKLDNTSLSSLQKEKKKSDVVSLQKTIDRVTEETSPEMTALPVIETKPFEQKSFTQKQPSKLLKSSTQPRMIVSNSIDISEESVEVRQSAVENEIEIDSDEVAEGENLAETYRWEWSNPELAKMQDGPTPSELKQSLEKDITPELREKVILLSRKEDVWTNIVESLDINNLTKELALNCALIEKSGGRVTLGIHTEKSHLEKRTFVKNLTEELAKYYAEQIELEIRVSDEITQTPTDFYRQTYKMLREKAKEDLQQDKKLQLFLTEFNGELDLASVKPV is encoded by the coding sequence ATGAGTTATCAAGTATTGGCAAGAAAGTGGCGACCAAAGACATTTGCGGATGTCGTTGGACAAAGTCATATTTTGATAGCACTTTCCAATGGCTTGAAAGAAAATCGTTTACATCATGCTTACCTTTTTTCAGGGACGCGTGGTGTGGGAAAAACATCTATTGCTCGTTTATTTGCTAAAGGATTGAATTGTGTTAATGGTGTGACAGCAGAACCTTGTGGTGAATGTGAACATTGCAAGGCAATTGAAGAAGGTCGCTTTATTGATTTAATTGAAATCGATGCGGCATCTCGTACTAAAGTGGAAGATACACGCGAGTTATTAGATAACGTCCAATACAAACCAGTACAAGGGCGTTATAAAGTTTATCTTATTGACGAAGTACATATGCTTTCACGCCATTCTTTCAATGCGTTATTAAAAACGCTTGAAGAACCACCAGAATATGTTAAGTTTTTGTTAGCAACAACTGATCCGCAAAAACTCCCCATTACAATCCTGTCGCGCTGTATGCAGTTCCACTTGAAAGCATTGGAACAAACGCAAATTGCTCAACATCTTGAATTTATTTTAAAGCAAGAGAGTATCCCTTTTGATTTTCTTGCCCTAGAGAAACTGGCGAAAGCTGCACAAGGCAGTATTCGTGATAGTCTAAGTTTAGCAGATCAAGCTATTGCAATGAGTAACGGGAATATTACGTTAAACGTTGTGAATGAAATGCTTGGCTTATTAGATGATAATCAAGCCATCGATATTCTTTATACCTTACAACAAGGTAATGGTGAGAATATGATGAAAATTATCCAAGCCATTGCAGAAAAAGGTAGCGATTGGGATTTATTTTTACGAGATATTGCAGAGAAATTACATCAAATAGCAGTTAAGCAATTATTGCCAAAAGATCGTCTTGATGAGTCAAACCAACTTGATTTTCTTGCGACTTTGATTACTCCTGATGATCTGCAATTTTTCTATCAAGTGATCGTTGCTGGACGTAAAGAGCTAGCATTTTCGCCTACACCACGCATTGGCGTTGAGATGACATTATTACGAGCATTAGCATTTCATCCAAAGCTCATTAATAGCAATATTGTTGAGTCAACACAACCACAATCCTCAGTTTCATCTGTGAATAATCAAACTGCTTATGTTGAAATGCCAGTGCTGTCTCAAAATATTAAGTCACAGTATGCGAGTAATTTAAATACACGTACTGTGCCTAAAACTGCACAAAATACATCACAACAAATTCCTTCATCTAATGTTGTTCCAAACAATATGCCAGCAGTTGATGCACAAAGATCTTATTCTCAACCTATTACACTTAAAAATACGGTAGAGAGTGATAGTGAGTATTCGGTTGCATTAGAAGCTCTCGCAGAATTGGATAAGTTAGATAATACTTCTTTATCTTCACTTCAGAAAGAAAAAAAAAAGTCTGATGTAGTTTCTCTTCAAAAAACAATAGACAGAGTAACGGAAGAAACTTCACCAGAAATGACCGCACTTCCAGTTATTGAGACGAAGCCATTCGAACAAAAGTCATTTACCCAAAAACAGCCTAGCAAATTATTAAAATCCTCTACTCAGCCTAGAATGATTGTTTCTAATTCTATTGATATTTCTGAAGAGAGCGTTGAGGTTCGGCAAAGTGCGGTAGAAAATGAAATAGAAATAGATTCTGATGAGGTGGCAGAGGGCGAGAATCTGGCAGAAACCTACCGTTGGGAGTGGAGTAATCCTGAGTTAGCCAAAATGCAAGATGGACCAACTCCATCTGAATTAAAACAATCTTTAGAAAAAGACATTACACCAGAGCTGCGCGAAAAAGTCATTTTGTTATCGCGCAAAGAAGATGTTTGGACAAATATCGTTGAATCTTTGGATATCAATAACTTAACTAAAGAACTTGCGTTAAATTGTGCGTTAATTGAAAAATCTGGAGGGCGAGTTACGTTAGGGATTCATACTGAAAAATCACACTTAGAAAAACGCACTTTTGTTAAAAACCTCACTGAAGAATTAGCGAAATATTATGCAGAGCAGATCGAGTTAGAAATTCGTGTAAGTGATGAAATTACTCAAACTCCAACAGATTTTTATCGTCAAACCTATAAGATGTTGCGTGAAAAGGCTAAAGAAGATTTACAGCAGGACAAAAAATTACAGTTATTTTTAACTGAATTTAATGGGGAATTGGATTTAGCTTCGGTTAAACCTGTATAA
- the aroC gene encoding chorismate synthase produces the protein MAGNSIGQLFRVTTFGESHGIALGCIVDGVPPGLILSEADIQPDLDRRKPGTSRYTTPRREDDQVQILSGVFEGKTTGTSIGMVIKNADQRSQDYSEIKDRFRPGHADFTYQQKYGIRDYRGGGRSSARETAMRVAAGAIAKKYLREYFGVEVRGFLSQIGDVTIAPQVIENIDWQQVNSNPFFCPDQSAVEKFDELIRQLKKEGDSIGAKLTVVAEHVPVGLGEPVFDRLDADLAHALMGINAVKAVEIGDGFAVVSQRGSEHRDEMTPEGFLSNHAGGILGGISSGQPIIATIALKPTSSITIPGRSVNLANEPVEVVTKGRHDPCVGIRAVPIAEAMVAIVLLDHLLRHRAQNR, from the coding sequence ATGGCAGGAAATAGCATAGGACAACTTTTTCGTGTCACCACCTTTGGTGAGTCACACGGTATTGCTTTAGGTTGTATTGTTGACGGTGTACCGCCAGGACTGATTTTGTCCGAAGCGGATATTCAGCCTGATTTAGATCGTCGTAAACCAGGTACATCTCGCTATACAACACCACGTCGTGAAGACGATCAAGTACAAATTTTATCAGGTGTTTTTGAAGGTAAAACAACAGGAACGAGTATCGGTATGGTGATTAAAAATGCCGATCAACGCTCACAGGATTATAGTGAAATTAAAGATCGTTTCCGACCAGGACATGCCGATTTTACTTATCAACAAAAATATGGTATTCGTGATTATCGTGGTGGTGGGCGTTCTTCTGCACGTGAAACGGCTATGCGCGTGGCCGCAGGTGCGATTGCAAAAAAATATTTGCGTGAATATTTTGGTGTTGAGGTCAGGGGATTCCTTTCACAAATTGGTGATGTCACTATTGCGCCACAAGTAATTGAAAATATTGATTGGCAGCAAGTGAATAGCAATCCTTTCTTTTGTCCAGACCAAAGTGCGGTCGAAAAATTCGATGAATTAATTCGTCAATTGAAAAAAGAAGGCGATTCGATTGGTGCGAAGCTCACTGTCGTGGCAGAACATGTGCCAGTCGGGCTAGGTGAGCCAGTTTTTGATCGCCTTGATGCTGATCTTGCACATGCCTTAATGGGCATTAATGCAGTGAAAGCGGTTGAAATTGGAGATGGTTTTGCCGTTGTATCACAACGTGGTTCAGAGCATCGTGATGAAATGACACCAGAAGGTTTTTTGTCAAATCATGCGGGAGGCATTCTAGGGGGAATTAGTTCTGGTCAACCAATTATTGCAACCATTGCATTGAAACCAACATCAAGTATTACCATTCCGGGCCGTTCGGTGAATTTAGCCAATGAACCCGTAGAAGTCGTGACAAAAGGACGTCATGATCCTTGCGTAGGGATTCGGGCTGTGCCTATAGCAGAGGCGATGGTAGCGATTGTGTTACTCGATCACCTACTAAGACATAGAGCACAAAATAGATAA
- a CDS encoding TSUP family transporter, translating to MEFGLDIIAILFCVAFIAGFIDAIAGGGGLITIPALLMTGMPPALALGTNKLQACGGSFSASLYFLRQRAVNLSEVWLILLMTFLGASCGTILIQLVDSGLIKKALPFLILAIGLYFLLSPKLGEEDRQKRISYTVFAFTAGMGIGFYDGFFGPGTGSMLSLAFVMLLGFNLTKATAHAKVLNFTSNIASLIFFLIGGQIMWSVGLAMMFGQIIGANLGAKMVLTKGKTLIRPMVVIMSFIMTIKMAYDQGWF from the coding sequence ATGGAATTTGGTTTAGATATTATTGCGATCTTATTTTGTGTTGCATTTATTGCAGGCTTTATTGATGCTATCGCTGGAGGTGGTGGCTTAATTACCATTCCTGCATTATTGATGACAGGAATGCCACCTGCGTTAGCTTTAGGCACTAACAAATTGCAAGCTTGTGGCGGTTCATTTTCCGCTAGCTTGTACTTTTTACGCCAAAGAGCGGTCAATTTATCCGAAGTTTGGTTAATTTTGTTGATGACTTTTCTTGGGGCATCTTGTGGCACAATTTTAATCCAGCTTGTGGATAGTGGATTGATTAAGAAAGCCTTGCCATTTCTCATTCTTGCAATTGGTTTGTATTTTTTACTCTCTCCAAAACTAGGTGAGGAAGATCGTCAAAAACGCATTTCTTATACAGTGTTTGCTTTCACAGCTGGTATGGGAATTGGTTTTTACGATGGTTTTTTCGGGCCGGGTACAGGCTCAATGTTAAGTTTAGCGTTTGTTATGTTGCTCGGTTTTAACCTCACGAAAGCAACGGCACACGCAAAAGTATTAAATTTTACGTCAAATATTGCTTCCTTGATTTTTTTCTTAATTGGTGGGCAAATTATGTGGTCAGTAGGTCTGGCGATGATGTTTGGACAAATCATTGGCGCTAATTTAGGGGCGAAAATGGTGCTGACAAAAGGCAAAACACTTATTCGCCCAATGGTCGTGATTATGTCATTCATTATGACGATCAAAATGGCGTACGATCAAGGTTGGTTTTAG